The sequence below is a genomic window from Lysobacter stagni.
CCGCGCTGGTGGATGGCCGCCACCGGCACCGCGATCATGACCGTCGTCGCGATCTGGCTGTGGGCGCGCCCGGAGCCGCCCGCTCCCCCGCGCTGACGCCGTCGAATCGTTCATCCGCGCGGGCTACACTGACGTCATGAATGCACGCCCCACCCCGAGAACGTGGCTCGCCGTCCTGTCGCTGCTTGCCCTGCCGCTGCTGCTGGCCGGCTGCGGCAACAAGGGGCCGCTGATCCTCCCGCCGAAGAACATCCCGGTCGATCCCGCCACGGTGCCGGCGAATCCGTCCAACGTCGCCATGCCGCCGCCGGAAACCACGCCCGAGGCGACCGGCACCGCTGACGAGAGTGACACCAACAAGAGCGACGCCGCGTCGGCGCAGCCGCCCACCGACGAGCCCGACGATGGTCGCCGTCGCTGATCCGACGCCGCTGCCGGCCACCGTCCTGCGCTTCAGCAAGATGCATGGCGCGGGCAACGACTTCGTCGTGCTCGACCTGCGCGGCAACGCACCGCCGCCGTCGCCGTCGCTGTGCCGCGCGCTCGCCGATCGCCACGCCGGCGTCGGCTGCGACCAGATCCTGACCGTCGAGGACGCGCAGGGCAGCGACGCCGTGGCGCGCTATCGCATCTGGAACGCCGACGGTTCCTCGTCGCAGCAGTGCGGCAACGGTGCGCGCTGCATCGCCGCGTGGATGGTGCGCGACGCGCGCTCGCGCAATGCGCCGCTGCCGACCGAGTTCGTGCTCGACAGTCCCGTCGGCGCGCATGCCGTCACCCAGCTGGGCGGCGGCGCCTTCCGCATCGTGATGGGACTGCCGCGTTTCGCGCCGGCCAGCATTCCGCTGCACGGGTTCGAAGGCGCGCAGGACGAGTACGTGCTGTACCGCGACGACGCCGTGTTCACCTTCGGCGCTGTCTCGATGGGCAACCCGCACGCGGTGATCGAGGTCGACGACATCGATGCCGCGCCGGTCGAAGCGGTCGCGCCGATGCTGCAGTCGCATCCGGCGTTCCCGGAATCGGTCAACGTCGGCTTCGTCCACGTGGAATCGCGCGACCGCATCCGGTTGCGTGTCTACGAGCGCGGCGTCGGCGAGACGCTGGCCTGTGGCAGCGGCGCCTGCGCAGCCGCCGCGGTGATGATGCGGCGCGGCCGCGTCGATCGCGAGGTCACCGTATCGCTGCCTGGCGGCGATCTGCGCATCGCATGGCCGGCCGACGACGTGGCGTTGAGCATGTCGGGGCCGACCGCGTTCGTATTCGAAGGGGAATGGATCCATGAGTGAGACGACCGAGAAGCTCGGCGCCCATGAAGTCGCTGCCTGGCTGCGCCGGCACCCGCGCTTCCTGCAGCAGTTCCCGGACCTGGCGCTGAGCCTGGTCGTGCCGCGCGAGGAAGGTTCCGCGTCCTCGCTGGCCAGTTACCAGCTCGAAGTGCTGCGCGACAAGAACCGCGAGCTCTCGCGTCGCCTGCAGGAACTGTTCGGCAACGCGCAGGAGAACGAGCGCCTGTCGGTGCGCACGCACCAGCTCACACTGGCCCTGATGCGCCAGGGCACGGCCGCCGACACGCTGCGCGCGATGGCCGCAAGCCTGGCCGAGGACTTCAACGGCGATCTCGTGCGCCTGGTGATGTTCAAGCCGGTCGACGGTCTGGGCGAAGCCGATTGGCTGCAGGTGATCGCGCAGGACGATGCGCGCCTGGAGCCGTTCCG
It includes:
- the lptM gene encoding LPS translocon maturation chaperone LptM; translated protein: MNARPTPRTWLAVLSLLALPLLLAGCGNKGPLILPPKNIPVDPATVPANPSNVAMPPPETTPEATGTADESDTNKSDAASAQPPTDEPDDGRRR
- the dapF gene encoding diaminopimelate epimerase codes for the protein MVAVADPTPLPATVLRFSKMHGAGNDFVVLDLRGNAPPPSPSLCRALADRHAGVGCDQILTVEDAQGSDAVARYRIWNADGSSSQQCGNGARCIAAWMVRDARSRNAPLPTEFVLDSPVGAHAVTQLGGGAFRIVMGLPRFAPASIPLHGFEGAQDEYVLYRDDAVFTFGAVSMGNPHAVIEVDDIDAAPVEAVAPMLQSHPAFPESVNVGFVHVESRDRIRLRVYERGVGETLACGSGACAAAAVMMRRGRVDREVTVSLPGGDLRIAWPADDVALSMSGPTAFVFEGEWIHE
- a CDS encoding DUF484 family protein — encoded protein: MSETTEKLGAHEVAAWLRRHPRFLQQFPDLALSLVVPREEGSASSLASYQLEVLRDKNRELSRRLQELFGNAQENERLSVRTHQLTLALMRQGTAADTLRAMAASLAEDFNGDLVRLVMFKPVDGLGEADWLQVIAQDDARLEPFRDCLKDGEPLCGRLQPQKHALLYGDRAEEVQSTALLPLPGVGLVAVGSRDANRFFPGMGTLFLRMMGEALATALKRFDG